A genomic segment from Malus domestica chromosome 05, GDT2T_hap1 encodes:
- the LOC114819111 gene encoding two-pore potassium channel 1-like, with translation MASDFSDDVKQTLLSEKKDNSQHNNETNAVQRRRNRPYSISTSPCPSFKNRLQQNEVVSQYPADCDPVYVKPQFSLRQVVLLLIAYIGGGTFCFFLMRHQIKGKKTNAILDSMYLCVVTMSTVGYGDLVPNSMLAKLVACVYVFTGMALVGIILGKAADYLVEKQEILLVRAIHFREKVGPPELLKEVETEKVKFKCISVGILLLILIIVGTVFLCLVENLEVMDAFYCVCSTITTLGYGDESFSTGAGRIFAVFWILSSTICLAQFFLYLAELCTERRQRSLVKWALTRRLTPSDLEEADLDHDKVVSAAEFIVYKLKEMGKISQEDIELLMETFKKLDIDHSGTLTTSDLISMSSQPTT, from the exons ATGGCTAGTGATTTTAGCGATGATGTTAAACAAACCTTACTTTCTGAAAAGAAAGATAATTCTCAACACAATAATGAAACGAATGCCGTCCAGAGAAGAAGAAATCGCCCATACAGCATTAGCACTAGTCCATGTCCATCATTCAAGAACCGCCTACAACAAAACGAAGTGGTATCTCAATATCCTGCAGATTGTGATCCAGTCTATGTAAAACCACAATTCAGTCTAAGGCAAGTAGTCTTGTTGTTGATTGCATACATTGGTGGAGGCACATTTTGCTTTTTCCTGATGAGGCATCAGATAAAGGGTAAGAAAACGAATGCAATTCTGGACTCCATGTACTTGTGTGTAGTCACAATGAGCACTGTGGGCTACGGGGACCTTGTGCCAAATAGCATGTTGGCAAAGCTAGTTGCTTGCGTTTATGTGTTCACCGGCATGGCCCTTGTTGGCATAATTCTTGGCAAGGCAGCAGATTACCTTGTAGAGAAACAGGAAATCCTTTTGGTTAGAGCCATACATTTTCGAGAAAAAGTTGGGCCACCGGAGCTTCTTAAGGAGGTTGAGACCGAAAAGGTTAAATTCAAATGTATTTCTGTCGGAATCCTTCTTTTGATTCTTATTATAGTAGGAACTGTCTTCTTATGTCTAGTTGAGaatctggaagttatggatgcTTTCTATTGCGTTTGTTCCACTATTACTACACTAGGCTATGGGGACGAGAGCTTCTCAACGGGAGCTGGTCGTATTTTCGCTGTTTTTTGGATACTGAGCAGCACCATTTGTTTAGCACAGTTCTTTCTCTACCTTGCTGAACTATGCACTGAAAGAAGGCAAAGATCACTTGTGAAGTGGGCTCTTACGCGGAGATTAACACCCTCGGATCTTGAGGAAGCAGATCTTGATCATGATAAAGTCGTTAG TGCGGCAGAGTTTATCGTATATAAGCTAAAGGAGATGGGGAAGATCAGCCAGGAAGATATTGAACTGCTGATGGAAACGTTCAAGAAACTTGACATTGATCATTCAGGAACTTTGACGACATCTGATTTAATATCAATGTCATCTCAACCAACAACTTAA